A portion of the Papaver somniferum cultivar HN1 unplaced genomic scaffold, ASM357369v1 unplaced-scaffold_47, whole genome shotgun sequence genome contains these proteins:
- the LOC113342801 gene encoding uncharacterized protein LOC113342801, which translates to MTTVRTLLAVPVARKWNLHQMDVKNAFLHGDIQEEVYMRPPPGMSYSPNQVCRLRKPLYGLKQAPRAWFENFSNVVLRFGFTQSAYDSAMFTRSTTRGMVILLLYVDDMVIIGDDMKGIDALKTHLSSCFEMKDLGSLRYFLGLEVDHSSDDCFISQVKYASDILQRAGLTDNKTAATPLELNIKLSPSDGKLLSNPTLYRQLVGSLNYLTITRPDISHAVHIVSQFMAAPRSTHYAAVLRVLRYIIGTLYQGVTFSSTSDLCLRAYSDSDWAGDITDRRSTTGYCIFLGSSLISWRSKKQNVVSRSSAEAEYRALAHSTSEIVWLRWLLEDMGVTLSEPTPLYCDNKAAIHIAHNDVFHERTKHIEIDCHFVRHQYKKRIINLSFVSSELQPADLFTKAL; encoded by the coding sequence ATGACTACAGTTCGTACTCTTCTTGCTGTTCCTGTTGCTCGAAAATGGaatctacatcaaatggatgtgaaaaatgcctttcttcatggagatattcaagaagaagtgtatatgCGACCTCCACCTGGAATGTCTTACTCACCTAATCAAGTATGTAGGCTCCGTAAACCTCtctatggactcaaacaagcacctcgtgcttggtttgaaaaTTTTTCCAATGTTGTTCTACGATTTGGGTTCACTCAAAGTGCATATGATTCAGCCATGTTTACGCGTTCAACAACAAGGGGTATGGTTATTCTACTTCTCTACGTAGATGATATGGTTATTATAGGTGATGACATGAAAGGCATTGATGCTCTTAAAACACATCTTAGTTCATGTTTTGAAATGAAGGATCTAGGCTCCTTACGTTACTTTCTTGGTTTAGAAGTTGATCACTCATCTGATGATTGTTTCATCTCTCAAGTAAAATATGCATCAGACATTCTTCAACGTGCAGGATTGACGGATAATAAAACTGCAGCCACACCTCTTGAATTGAACATCAAGCTTAGTCCTTCTGATGGAAAACTTCTTTCTAATCCTACCTTGTACCGTCAGCTTGTGGGAAGTCTAAACTACTTAACTATTACTCGACCAGATATCAGTCATGCAGTGCATATAGTTAGTCAGTTCATGGCAGCTCCGCGATCCACTCACTATGCAGCTGTACTCAGAGTCTTACGTTATATCATAGGGACATTGTATCAAGGAGTTACGTTTTCATCCACTTCTGATCTCTGCCTTCGTGCATATtcagattcagattgggcaggagATATTACAGACAGACGCTCAACTACAGGCTATTGCATATTTTTAGGCAGTTCATTAATATCTTGGCGCAGCAAGAAGCAAAACGTAGTTTCCCGCTCTAGTGCTGAAGCAGAGTATAGAGCTCTTGCACACTCAACCTCAGAAATTGTTTGGCTGCGATGGCTTCTAGAAGATATGGGAGTTACTCTGTCAGAACCAACCCCATTGTACTGTGACAACAAGGCTGCTATTCACATTGCTCATAATGATGTTTTCCATGAACGTACAAAGCACATTGAAATTGACTGTCATTTTGTACGTCATCAGTACAAGAAACGGATCATCAACTTATCCTTTGTTTCTTCTGAGCTGCAACCTGCTGATCTTTTCACTAAGGCGCT